The genomic window ACCTACGTCCAGGCGGTGCACGATACCTTGGCGCTCCTGGGGCCCCGACGTCGTGAGCCGCACCCCCGAGGCGAGCAAGGCGCCGAGCACGTTCGGGCCTTCAAAATTCTGTGAGGCATGTGCAGCTACCCCAACGGGCTTGTCTACTACGATGATGTCGCTGTCCTCGTACAGGATTCCCATCCCCGCCACGGGAGTAGCTAACACCGGCGGCTGCTGCACGGGCAGCTCAACCTCGAGTACACTCCCGGCTACTACTTTGGTGCCGTTCTTGGGAACGACGCCGTCAAGCAACACGCCGCCCGACTCGATGAGCTGAACGCACTTGGCTCGCGAGAGACCGGTCATGGTCGCCAAAGCTGCATCCACGCGCCCGCCGCCGAGTCCGTCAGGAACGAGGTAAGTCTTCATTCAGGCCGCTCCGCAGAATCGTGAAAGAAGAACTCGTAGACCAACAACGCAACCACACCACCCACAAGCGCGATATCCGCAACGTTGCCGATAAACCAGCCGTTGTAATCGATCATGTCGACCACATGGCCCTGTGGGAAGCCGGGCTCACGGAACAGGCGGTCAAGCAGGTTACCCACGGCGCCGCCCCAGATGAAGCCCAGCACGATCGCCGGAACCCGCTGTGAGCGGACAATGAGGAACGGCAAGCCTACACTCACGACGACGGCGACAAGGGTGATCACCCAGGTCATAGACGCGCCCAGCGAAAAAGCTGCACCCGAATTGAAGGTCAAGCGCAACGATAGAAAGTCGCCAATGAGGCTGACGCGCCGGCCTTCAAGTGCACCGAGCGCCCACTGCTTCGTGGCCTGATCGAGCACAATGGTGATCAGACCCAAAAGAAAAGGGAGGATTCTCTTCATGTCTCAACAAGGAGGAGAGCACCGCGGTGCCCTCCTCCTCACGTAGCTACTATTGGTTGTTCTGCGTCTCGACGTTCTGCAG from Trueperella pyogenes includes these protein-coding regions:
- the lspA gene encoding signal peptidase II, with product MKRILPFLLGLITIVLDQATKQWALGALEGRRVSLIGDFLSLRLTFNSGAAFSLGASMTWVITLVAVVVSVGLPFLIVRSQRVPAIVLGFIWGGAVGNLLDRLFREPGFPQGHVVDMIDYNGWFIGNVADIALVGGVVALLVYEFFFHDSAERPE